Part of the Pseudomonas lijiangensis genome is shown below.
AAATCCGCTGGCCCTATGACCTTGCTTGCCGTGTGGGAAATTATCGACTTTACTCAATGCCTATCGATGCCTGATGAGGGCGCGACCTGATTTTTTTCATATGCAATCACCTATAAAACCGACAAGAGGCGATGCGATGAGCAAGCACCCGAAGACCACCCGGTCCGATAGTCATGTGGATGCCTGGGCCATTTCTTTCATCATCCTATTGGCAGTAGGCGCTGCTGTTTTCTGGGTCAGCGGGCAATAACCGCAACCTGACTTCCTGAAAGGCGGATTGCGCGACTCTCCAGTATTTGGAGAGGGTGGCCGATAACCATTCATTGCTTGGTTGTTCCAAGGCTTTGTGAATATGAATGGTTTTATCTGTCGCTGCCTGATCATTCTCGCCTGTACATGGAGCGGTTCGCTTCTGGCCGCTTCCGTCATTTTTCTCAGCCCGGGCTTTGCGGCCGATGGCTACTGGCAGAGTTATGCCCGTGTCATGCAATCGGCTGCCGAAGGCACCGACATGTCGCTCGAAGTGCTTTACACCGATCGCGATACCCGGAAGTTGCTGTCCATGGCTCGAGAAGCGCTGCAGGGCGCTGGTGAGCGTCCCGATTATCTGGTGTTCTCCAATGAGCTGAATGTGGCCCCTGAGGTGCTGCGTCTTTCCGAGGGCAGTGGCGTCAAGCTGCTGGCCGTCAACAACACATTGACCGAGGATCAGATGCGGATTCTCGGTGATCTTCCCGCGCGATACCCCAATTTCCTCGGCAGTCTGGTCGGTAATGACGAGGAGGGCGGCTATCTGACGGCAAAACGGCTGATCAGCCAGTATCCCGGGCTCGCCGACGGTAAGCCCGTCGAGATGCTGGCATTTTCCGGCACCAACTCCACCCCGGTTTCCCTGGAGCGTGAGCGTGGTATGCGCCGTGCGCTTGCCGAGTTTCCGCAGGTTCATCTGCGCCAGATCGTGCTGGGTGGCTGGCGTCGGGACAGGGCGCAGGAGCAGGCTCGTGTACTGCTCAAGCGTTACCCGGATATTCGCCTGATCTGGTCTGCCAATGAGCAGATGGCTTTCGGTGCCATGGATGCGCTGCGCGAACGTGGTGGCGAACCGGGCAAGGACATCCTCTTCAGTGCGATCAACGGCACGAAGATTTCGTTGCAGGCACAGTTGAATGGTCATCTGAGCGTGGTGGCGACAGGGCATTTCACCATTGGCGGCTGGGCGATGCTTCTGTTGCATGACTATGAGATGGCTGACGTACAGACACGCAAGCGAATCGGCGACCGCTGCGTCCGCGTGCTGGAGCTGGTCGAGCGACATGATGCCAGGCGTTTTCTGGAGGCGGCCAAAGTCGAACGCTACTACCTGGACAAACAGGCATTCAGTCGTGAGCCGGTGGACGATAATTCGCCGTTTGCCCTGAGAAACATGCTGCCGCTGGCTCATCCCGAGGCGAAATAAAGCACCAGTTGCACGATGCCGAACAAGGTCAGGGCGAAGAAAACGGTAAACAGCAGTCCCAGCAGCAGAAAGTGGGAGGGTTTGCCGTGGGTAAAGTCGCGCTGGCGATTCCTGTTGCTTTGCACGCCAAAGGCTGCAGCCATGATGCTGTGCAGCATTTGCCAGAAGGTTGGCGGTTTGCCCTGGTCTTTTGGCGAGTCATCGGATGGATCGTCCATAAGCCCTCGCTGACCGGCATTCAAGTGATCGGGTCACTTGCAGCATAGTCAATGCCGCCTTTCCATGAACGGCGATGCGTCCATGAAAAGGCGGCAGGCGACGGATTACTCGTCGTAACCCAGGTTGGGTGCCAGCCAGCGCTCGGTCACGCTGAGGTCCTGACCTTTACGAGCGGTGTAGCTTTCGACCTGATCCTTGTCGACCTTGCCCACGGCGAAGTATTGCGCCTGCGGGTGAGCGAAGTACCAGCCACTGACAGCGGCTGCCGGGAACATGGCGTAGTGCTCGGTGAGGAATACGCCGCTCTTGCCCGGAGTATGGATCGGCGTGCCTTCAGGCAGCGGGTCGAGCAGGGCGAACAGGGTGCTTTTCTCGGTGTGATCCGGGCAGGCCGGATAACCCGGTGCCGGACGGATACCCACGTATTGCTCCTTGATGAGCGCTTCGTTGTCCAGGTGCTCGTCCTTGGCGTAACCCCAGTACTCCTTGCGCACCTGCTGGTGCAGCCATTCGGCGCAGGCTTCGGCCAGACGGTCGGCCAAAGCCTTGACCATGATCGAGTTGTAGTCGTCGCCCTTGTCCTGATAAGCCTTGGCCACTTCTTCGGCACCGATGCCTGCGGTGGTGATAAAGCCACCTACATAGTCGGTGATGCCGCTGTCCTTGGGCGCCACGAAGTCGGCCAGGGAGAAGTTCGGCTTGCCATCGGTCTTGATGATCTGCTGGCGCAGGTGATGCAGCTTCGCCAGTGGCTGGCCGTCGTCGCCGTAGACTTCCAGGTCATCGTCATTGACCTGATTGGCGGGCCAGAAACCGAATACCGCACGGGCGCTGATGAGTTTCTCGTCGATGAGCTTGCGCAGCATCTGCTGGGCATCGGCAAACAGCGTGGTCGCAGCCTCGCCAACCACTTCGTCGGTCAGGATGCGCGGGTATTTGCCGGCCAGGTCCCAGGAAATGAAGAACGGCGTCCAGTCGATGTATTCGGCCAGCACGTCCAGATCGATATCTTCAAGAATGCGCGTGCCGGTGAAGGTCGGTTTGGCCGGCTCGTAGCTGCTCCAGTCGAACTGCGGCTTTTTCGCTACGGCCGCGCCATAGCTCAGGCGTTCGGTGCGGGCGCTGCGGGCCGAGGTGCGTTCGCGGACTTCGACGTACTCGCGGCGGGTCTTCTCGATAAAGCCGGCTTTCAGTTCCTTGGACAGCAACTGGGTCGCAACACCCACGGCACGTGAGGCGTCGGTGACATACACCACGGCGTCGTTGCTGTACTTGGGCTCGATCTTGACAGCGGTGTGGGCTTTGGAGGTGGTGGCGCCGCCGATCATCAATGGCAGATGGAAGTCCTGGCGCTGCATTTCCCGGGCAACATGGACCATTTCGTCCAGCGACGGGGTAATCAGGCCGGACAGGCCGATGATGTCGCACTTCTCGTCGCGGGCCACTTGCAGGATCTTCTCGGCAGGCACCATGACGCCCAGGTCAACGATGTCATAGCCGTTGCAGCCCAGTACCACGCCGACGATGTTCTTGCCGATGTCGTGCACGTCGCCCTTGACCGTGGCCATCAGGATCTTGCCCTTGGCTTCGGGCTTGTCGCCTTTTTCCAGTTCGATGAACGGGATCAGGTGCGCCACGGCCTGTTTCATCACGCGGGCGGATTTCACCACCTGCGGCAGGAACATTTTCCCGGAGCCGAACAGATCGCCCACCACGTTCATGCCGGACATCAGCGGGCCTTCGATCACTTCGATCGGGCGCGAGAAGGACAGGCGGGATTCTTCGGTGTCTTCGACGATATGGGTGGTGATGCCCTTGACCAGCGCATGTTCCAGACGCTGGTTCACTGGCCAGGTGCGCCATTCTTCGGTTTCGGCTTCTTTTACGCTGCCGTCGCCCTTGAAGCTGTCGGCAATGGCCAGCAGTGCATCGGTGCCTTCAGGCGTGCGGTTGAGCACCACGTCCTCGACCCGGTCGCGCAACTCGGCGGGGATCTGGTCGTAGATTTCCAGCTGACCGGCGTTGACGATACCCATGCTCAGGCCGTTGCGGATCGCATGCAGCAGGAACACCGAGTGAATCGCTTCGCGCACCGGGTTGTTGCCGCGGAACGAGAACGACACGTTGGAAACGCCGCCGGAAGTCAGGGCGTAGGGCAGT
Proteins encoded:
- a CDS encoding ABC transporter substrate-binding protein gives rise to the protein MNGFICRCLIILACTWSGSLLAASVIFLSPGFAADGYWQSYARVMQSAAEGTDMSLEVLYTDRDTRKLLSMAREALQGAGERPDYLVFSNELNVAPEVLRLSEGSGVKLLAVNNTLTEDQMRILGDLPARYPNFLGSLVGNDEEGGYLTAKRLISQYPGLADGKPVEMLAFSGTNSTPVSLERERGMRRALAEFPQVHLRQIVLGGWRRDRAQEQARVLLKRYPDIRLIWSANEQMAFGAMDALRERGGEPGKDILFSAINGTKISLQAQLNGHLSVVATGHFTIGGWAMLLLHDYEMADVQTRKRIGDRCVRVLELVERHDARRFLEAAKVERYYLDKQAFSREPVDDNSPFALRNMLPLAHPEAK
- a CDS encoding DUF2970 domain-containing protein, with product MDDPSDDSPKDQGKPPTFWQMLHSIMAAAFGVQSNRNRQRDFTHGKPSHFLLLGLLFTVFFALTLFGIVQLVLYFASG
- the metH gene encoding methionine synthase translates to MSDRSARHQAFLNALKQRILILDGGMGTMIQSYRLEEEDYRGKRFADWPSDVKGNNDLLVLTRPDVIGAIEKAYLDAGADILETNTFNATQVSQADYGMEALVYELNVEGARLARKVADAKTLETPDRPRFVAGVLGPTSRTCSLSPDVNNPGYRNVTFDELVENYTEATRGLIEGGADLILIETIFDTLNAKAAIFAVQGVFEEIGFELPIMISGTITDASGRTLSGQTTEAFWNSISHAKPISVGLNCALGASDLRPYLQELATKANTYVSAHPNAGLPNAFGEYDELPSQTAKIIEEFAQSGFLNIVGGCCGTTPAHIKAIAEAVSGYAPRQIPDIPKACRLSGLEPFTIDRQSLFVNVGERTNITGSARFARLIREDNYTEALEVALQQVEAGAQVIDINMDEGMLDSKKAMVTFLNLIAGEPDISRVPIMIDSSKWDVIEAGLKCIQGKGIVNSISMKEGVEQFIHHAKLCKRYGAAVVVMAFDEAGQADTEARKKEICKRSYDILVNEVGFPPEDIIFDPNIFAIATGIEEHNNYAVDFINACAYIRDELPYALTSGGVSNVSFSFRGNNPVREAIHSVFLLHAIRNGLSMGIVNAGQLEIYDQIPAELRDRVEDVVLNRTPEGTDALLAIADSFKGDGSVKEAETEEWRTWPVNQRLEHALVKGITTHIVEDTEESRLSFSRPIEVIEGPLMSGMNVVGDLFGSGKMFLPQVVKSARVMKQAVAHLIPFIELEKGDKPEAKGKILMATVKGDVHDIGKNIVGVVLGCNGYDIVDLGVMVPAEKILQVARDEKCDIIGLSGLITPSLDEMVHVAREMQRQDFHLPLMIGGATTSKAHTAVKIEPKYSNDAVVYVTDASRAVGVATQLLSKELKAGFIEKTRREYVEVRERTSARSARTERLSYGAAVAKKPQFDWSSYEPAKPTFTGTRILEDIDLDVLAEYIDWTPFFISWDLAGKYPRILTDEVVGEAATTLFADAQQMLRKLIDEKLISARAVFGFWPANQVNDDDLEVYGDDGQPLAKLHHLRQQIIKTDGKPNFSLADFVAPKDSGITDYVGGFITTAGIGAEEVAKAYQDKGDDYNSIMVKALADRLAEACAEWLHQQVRKEYWGYAKDEHLDNEALIKEQYVGIRPAPGYPACPDHTEKSTLFALLDPLPEGTPIHTPGKSGVFLTEHYAMFPAAAVSGWYFAHPQAQYFAVGKVDKDQVESYTARKGQDLSVTERWLAPNLGYDE